A genomic region of Fusarium oxysporum Fo47 chromosome VI, complete sequence contains the following coding sequences:
- a CDS encoding nucleotide-diphospho-sugar transferase, with product MKGLILVGGFGTRLRPLTLTLPKPLVEFANKPMIVHQIEALVAAGVTDIVLAVNYRPEIMEKFLAEYEEKYNINIEFSVETEPLDTAGPLKLAESILAKDDSPFFVLNSDVICDYPFQDLLAFHKNHGNEGTIVVTKVEEPSKYGVVVHQPGHRSLIDRFVEKPVEFVGNRINAGMYIFNTSILDRIELRPTSIEKETFPAMVKDNQLHSFDLEGFWMDVGQPKDFLSGTCLYLSSLTKKGSKELTPPTEPYVHGGNVMIHPSAKIGKNCRIGPNVTIGPDVVIGDGVRLQRCVLLRGSKVKDHAWVKSTIVGWNSTVGRWARLENVTVLGDDVTIGDEIYVNGGSVLPHKSIKANVDIPAIIM from the exons ATGAAGG GACTTATTCTTGTCGGCGGCTTTGGTACTCGCCTTCGCCCTCTC ACCCTCACTCTCCCCAAGCCTCTTGTCGAGTTCGCCAACAAGCCCATGATTGTGCACCAGATTGAGGCGCTGGTCGCAGCGGGTGTCACTGATATCGTCCTTGCTGTCAACTACAGACCTGAGATCATGGAGAAGTTCTTGGCTGAG TACGAGGAGAAgtacaacatcaacatcgaaTTCTCCGTCGAGACTGAGCCCCTCGATACCGCTGGACCCCTGAAGCTTGCTGAGAGTATTCTCGCTAAGGACGACTCTCCcttcttcgtcctcaacTCCGATGTCATCTGCGACTACCCCTTCCAGGACCTTCTGGCTTTCCACAAGAACCACGGCAATGAGGGTACCATTGTCGTCACCAAGGTTGAGGAACCCTCCAAGTATGGTGTTGTTGTCCACCAGCCCGGTCACCGCTCTTTGATCGACCGATTTGTCGAGAAGCCCGTCGAGTTCGTCGGCAACCGTATCAACGCCGGCATGTACATCTTCAACACTTCCATCCTCGACCGTATCGAGCTCCGCCCCACTTCTATCGAGAAGGAGACCTTCCCCGCTATGGTCAAGGACAACCAGCTTCATTCTTTCGACCTTGAAGGCTTCTGGATGGACGTTGGACAGCCCAAGGACTTCCTCAGCGGTACATGCCTGTACCTCTCTTCCCTCACAAAGAAGGGCAGCAAGGAGCTCACTCCTCCCACTGAGCCCTACGTTCACGGCGGAAATGTCATGATCCACCCCTCTGCCAAGATTGGCAAGAACTGCAGGATCGGACCCAATGTCACGATCGGTCCTGATGTCGTTATCGGTGACGGTGTCCGCCTGCAACGATGTGTGTTGCTCCGTGGctccaaggtcaaggaccACGCCTGGGTGAAGTCCACCATCGTCGGCTGGAACAGCACCGTTGGCCGATGGGCTCGCCTCGAGAACGTGACAGTTCTCGGCGACGATGTCACAATTGGTGATGAGATCTACGTCAACGGTGGCAGCGTCCTCCCCCACAAATCCATCAAGGCTAACGTCGACATTCCTGCCATTATCATGTAA
- a CDS encoding terpenoid cyclases/protein prenyltransferase alpha-alpha toroid, protein MASAATAPQPDVELSIPPLFTTEPLIRDSLPTESSRVQDATIDEVLPFLQGEEFDYCNSHGLPHLDRRLHVKFLHKQLGKLPAAFTTADPSRPWFFYWCLSALVLLGEDVMEYRQRLVDTVRPMQNQDGGFAGGFGHTSHLATSYATVLSLALVGGEDAYEVIDRRAMWRWLCSLKQPDGGFQMALGGEEDVRGAYCAAVIISLLNLPLELSQDSPARSAGHTSLFTGLADYVHRCQTHEGGVSAKPGIEAHGAYAFCALGCLSILDSPHRSIPRYLNVPLLISWLSSRQYAPEGGFSGRTNKLVDGCYSHWVGGCWPLIEAALNGPGSGPGGEEANSGGHALPAAKDSLFSRDGLIRYILCCCQDQSKRGGLRDKPSKYSDAYHTCYVLSGLSAAQHKWNLDVARPHEADVTGDSWSVTPCMDGEQIFDEEDRVATVHPVYVIPQHKVEDMQSYFSSKHGF, encoded by the exons ATGGCTTCAGCTGCAACAGCGCCACAGCCCGATGTTGAACTATCCATACCGCCTCTCTTCACTACTGAGCCTCTCATCCGCGATAGCCTACCCACAGAGTCATCGCGTGTCCAGGATGCAACGATAGACGAAGTCCTACCTTTTCTTCAAGGTGAAGAATTCGACTACTGCAACTCCCACGGTCTGCCCCATCTGGACCGTCGCCTCCATGTAAAGTTTTTGCATAAGCAACTGGGAAAGCTGCCCGCCGCTTTCACCACCGCTGACCCCAGTCGGCCCTGGTTCTTCTACTGGTGTCTGTCTGCTCTTGTTCTCCTAGGAGAGGATGTCATGGAGTACCGCCAGAGACTTGTCGATACCGTTCGACCTATGCAGAATCAAGATGGAGGCTTCGCTGGCGGGTTCGGACATACCTCGCATCTCGCCACCTCCTATGCAACCGTTCTGTCGCTGGCCCTGGTCGGCGGTGAAGACGCCTACGAGGTCATCGACCGTCGAGCAATGTGGAGATGGCTATGCTCACTCAAGCAGCCCGATGGAGGGTTCCAGATGGCACTCGGCGGCGAAGAGGACGTCAG GGGGGCTTACTGCGCGGCCGTCATCATATCGCTACTCAATCTACCTCTTGAGCTATCACAGGACTCTCCTGCACGATCCGCTGGCCATACTAGTCTATTCACTGGGCTTGCAGACTATGTACACCGAT GCCAGACGCACGAGGGAGGCGTGTCGGCAAAGCCGGGCATCGAAGCACATGGTGCATATGCCTTTTGCGCTCTCGGATGCCTCTCGATTCTTGATTCTCCACATCGTTCTATCCCGAG GTATCTCAATGTTCCACTGCTTATCTCTTGGCTGTCTTCGCGACAGTACGCCCCAGAGGGTGGTTTCTCAGGTCGTACCAATAAGCTAGTCGACGGTTGCTACAGTCACTGGGTCGGAGGATGCTGGCCCCTCATCGAGGCTGCACTCAACGGACCCGGGTCCGGCCCTGGAGGGGAAGAGGCCAATTCAGGCGGCCACGCGCTCCCTGCGGCCAAGGATAGCCTTTTCAGCCGTGACGGCTTGATCCGCTACATCCTTTGTTGCTGTCAAGACCAGTCTAAGCGGGGTGGTCTGAGAGACAAACCGAGCAA GTACTCTGACGCCTACCACACATGCTATGTACTTTCTGGCTTGAGCGCAGCGCAGCACAAGTGGAACTTGGATGTTGCTCGACCTCACGAGGCAGATGTGACAGGCGACTCGTGGTCCGTGACACCGTGTATGGATGGTGAACAGATCtttgatgaggaagatcGAGTTGCTACCGTGCATCCTGTCTACGTTATTCCGCAGCATAAAGTGGAGGATATGCAGAGTTACTTTTCGTCCAAACATGGCTTCTAG